A region from the Streptomyces sp. 3214.6 genome encodes:
- a CDS encoding helix-turn-helix domain-containing protein, with the protein MSERRPAPTVGQVVLGRRLQELREAAGLGREEAARALRVAPATVRRMETADVALKIPYVQVLLETYGVPEDEAEAFVSLTEEANRPGWWQRFHDVLPEWFSLYVSLEGAARLIRSYEPHFVPGLLQTEDYARAVLEAGTVGRTIPETIERHVSLRMARQQLLEGADPPHLWVVMDETVLRRPVSVDAAVMAEQLDRLVEFAERDRITLQIAEFAAGPHPGTSAPFSLFRFAEPELPDMVVTEYLTGALYLDDRKEVSAHLEVLDHMTTHAASAPRTKEILRDARAGH; encoded by the coding sequence GTGAGTGAACGACGGCCCGCACCCACCGTGGGCCAGGTGGTACTGGGCAGGCGGCTGCAGGAACTGCGCGAGGCGGCCGGCCTCGGCCGCGAGGAGGCGGCCCGCGCCCTGCGCGTGGCGCCCGCGACCGTACGGCGCATGGAGACGGCCGACGTCGCGCTGAAGATCCCCTATGTGCAGGTGCTGCTGGAGACGTACGGCGTCCCCGAGGACGAGGCAGAGGCGTTCGTCTCGCTCACCGAGGAGGCGAACCGGCCCGGCTGGTGGCAGCGGTTCCACGACGTGCTGCCCGAGTGGTTCAGCCTGTACGTGAGCCTGGAGGGCGCGGCCCGGCTGATCCGCTCCTACGAGCCGCACTTCGTGCCCGGGCTGCTGCAGACCGAGGACTACGCACGCGCCGTGCTGGAGGCCGGGACGGTCGGGCGCACCATCCCGGAGACGATCGAGCGGCATGTGTCGCTGCGCATGGCGCGCCAACAGCTGCTGGAGGGCGCCGACCCGCCTCATCTGTGGGTGGTGATGGACGAGACGGTGCTGCGCCGCCCGGTCAGCGTGGACGCGGCCGTGATGGCCGAACAGCTCGACAGGCTCGTGGAGTTCGCCGAGCGCGACCGGATCACCCTGCAGATCGCCGAGTTCGCGGCCGGTCCGCACCCGGGGACCTCCGCGCCGTTCTCGCTGTTCCGGTTCGCCGAGCCCGAGCTGCCCGACATGGTCGTCACCGAGTATCTGACCGGCGCGCTGTACCTCGACGACCGCAAGGAGGTCTCCGCGCATCTGGAGGTCCTCGACCACATGACGACGCACGCCGCGTCCGCGCCGCGCACCAAGGAGATCCTGCGGGACGCCCGCGCGGGCCACTGA
- a CDS encoding SAM-dependent methyltransferase, giving the protein MTGSEAEQAAVPIDTSRPHPARVYDWWLGGKDNYPVDEELARRILAVDGTVVRGARANRRFMQRAVRVAAEAGTRQFLDIGTGIPTEPNLHQVAQGVAPHCKVVYADNDPIVLRHAEALLRGSAEGATQYVHADVRDPDALLHRAADTLDLTRPIALSLVALTHYLGEDPAGDDVYGLLKRYVAALAPGSWLILSQVTPDLSPEAVAKAAEQFRRSGTPFHPRSLAGFSRFFEGLELLGPGVIPVSGWRPEPQDVAAQAEGIVPVYAGVARKR; this is encoded by the coding sequence ATGACCGGATCCGAGGCAGAGCAGGCCGCCGTCCCCATCGACACCAGCCGGCCGCATCCGGCCCGGGTGTACGACTGGTGGCTGGGCGGCAAGGACAACTACCCGGTGGACGAGGAGCTGGCCCGCAGAATCCTCGCCGTGGACGGGACGGTGGTGCGCGGGGCGCGGGCCAACCGACGGTTCATGCAGCGGGCCGTGCGGGTGGCCGCCGAGGCCGGGACCCGCCAGTTCCTGGACATCGGCACGGGCATCCCCACCGAGCCCAACCTGCACCAGGTGGCGCAGGGCGTGGCCCCGCATTGCAAGGTGGTGTACGCGGACAACGACCCGATCGTGTTGCGGCACGCGGAGGCGCTGCTGCGCGGCTCGGCCGAGGGCGCCACCCAGTACGTGCACGCCGACGTCCGCGACCCCGACGCGCTGCTGCACCGGGCCGCAGACACCCTGGACCTCACACGGCCGATCGCGCTGTCGCTGGTGGCGCTCACGCACTACCTGGGCGAGGACCCGGCCGGCGACGACGTGTACGGCCTGCTGAAGAGATACGTGGCGGCCCTCGCCCCGGGCAGTTGGCTGATCCTCTCCCAGGTCACACCCGATCTGAGCCCCGAGGCCGTCGCAAAGGCCGCCGAGCAGTTCCGGCGCAGCGGCACCCCTTTCCACCCGCGTTCCCTCGCCGGGTTCTCCCGCTTCTTCGAGGGCCTGGAGCTGCTCGGCCCGGGCGTGATCCCGGTCTCCGGCTGGCGGCCGGAACCACAGGACGTGGCGGCGCAGGCGGAGGGCATCGTGCCGGTGTACGCGGGGGTCGCGCGCAAGAGATGA